One genomic segment of Staphylospora marina includes these proteins:
- a CDS encoding phage major capsid protein, giving the protein MATLYQMKQNLSVIGAELREVTEEIRSKAGDPAVKIEELRELKTKQKDIQERYDLLKAEIERAEAEERSKLERKNPVQFAQNDEQRMIAAKAELIRSSILGRPISDETRNLLGALPSPHASGGEKFLPTNLANELIHEPFTRNPLRGVIKMTNIKGLEVPKIAYTLGDDGFIGDEQTAKEIALTGDKVTFGRFKFKVKARISDTVLHGSDVNLVNYVDNALRSGLAAKEKKVAFATSPVTGEEHMSFYSTQNAIAEKQGPDLFKAIKLALADLHEDFRENAVIIMKFADYLDIIETLANGSTALYNAQPEQVLGKPVVFSDSAVKPIIGDPMFAHLNYDGDFVYDSDKDVNSGEYLFVLTGWLDMHILLKSAFRLASVAPTG; this is encoded by the coding sequence ATGGCAACCCTTTACCAGATGAAACAGAACCTCAGCGTGATCGGCGCTGAGCTCCGGGAAGTGACGGAGGAGATCCGTTCCAAAGCCGGCGATCCGGCGGTCAAGATTGAGGAACTGCGTGAACTGAAGACCAAACAGAAGGACATTCAGGAGCGCTATGACCTCCTGAAAGCCGAAATCGAGCGGGCAGAAGCCGAAGAACGGAGCAAACTGGAGCGGAAAAACCCGGTTCAGTTCGCTCAAAACGATGAGCAACGGATGATCGCCGCCAAAGCGGAACTGATCCGTTCCAGCATCTTGGGCCGCCCGATCTCCGACGAAACCCGGAACCTGCTGGGCGCGTTGCCCTCGCCGCACGCATCCGGCGGTGAAAAGTTCCTGCCGACCAACTTGGCCAACGAGCTGATTCACGAGCCGTTCACCCGCAACCCGCTGCGTGGAGTCATCAAAATGACCAACATCAAGGGGTTGGAAGTCCCGAAGATCGCCTACACCTTGGGCGATGACGGGTTTATCGGCGACGAGCAGACGGCCAAGGAGATCGCGCTGACTGGTGACAAAGTGACGTTCGGCCGGTTCAAGTTCAAGGTGAAAGCCCGCATCTCGGATACCGTCCTGCACGGTTCTGACGTGAACCTGGTCAACTACGTGGACAACGCTCTGCGCTCCGGTCTGGCCGCCAAGGAGAAGAAAGTGGCGTTTGCGACCAGCCCGGTCACGGGTGAAGAGCACATGAGCTTCTACTCCACTCAAAACGCCATCGCGGAGAAACAGGGGCCGGATCTCTTCAAGGCGATCAAACTGGCGCTCGCCGATCTGCATGAAGATTTCCGCGAGAATGCCGTGATCATCATGAAGTTTGCTGATTATCTCGACATCATCGAGACGTTGGCAAACGGAAGCACCGCACTCTACAACGCCCAACCGGAGCAAGTTCTCGGCAAACCGGTCGTGTTCAGCGATTCCGCCGTGAAACCGATCATCGGTGATCCGATGTTTGCTCACCTGAACTACGACGGCGATTTCGTCTACGACAGCGACAAGGACGTGAACTCCGGTGAATACCTGTTCGTCCTGACCGGCTGGCTCGACATGCACATCCTGCTGAAATCCGCCTTCCGTCTGGCGTCTGTCGCACCGACCGGATGA
- a CDS encoding major tail protein, with protein MMANRVQFGLKNVHYATFTVGQDGSITYDTPIPIPGAVELSLEPRGEMVEFYADDVLYYSAGNNQGYEGTLSIAVIPEQFAIDCLGEEKDETDMVLTEKVTLKGKPFALLFEFDGDEKATRHVLYNCSANRPTITGATKTDTVEVQPNELTFTASPRPTDGAVKTKTTSSTPALVYDAWYDAVYTKTTP; from the coding sequence ATGATGGCGAACCGGGTTCAATTCGGCCTGAAAAACGTCCATTATGCGACGTTTACCGTGGGGCAAGACGGAAGTATCACGTATGACACACCCATTCCGATCCCCGGGGCGGTGGAGCTGTCCCTTGAGCCGCGCGGGGAAATGGTGGAGTTCTACGCTGATGATGTCCTGTACTATTCGGCCGGCAACAACCAGGGATATGAAGGGACGCTCTCAATCGCGGTGATTCCTGAACAGTTCGCAATCGATTGCTTGGGCGAGGAAAAAGATGAGACGGACATGGTTCTCACGGAGAAAGTGACCCTCAAGGGGAAGCCGTTCGCGCTTCTGTTCGAATTTGACGGCGACGAGAAGGCAACGCGGCATGTTCTTTACAACTGTTCCGCAAACCGCCCGACGATCACAGGCGCAACGAAGACGGACACGGTAGAGGTTCAGCCCAACGAGCTGACCTTCACCGCTTCACCTCGCCCGACGGACGGAGCCGTCAAGACGAAAACCACGTCGTCCACGCCGGCCCTCGTCTACGATGCCTGGTATGACGCTGTTTACACGAAGACGACGCCGTGA
- a CDS encoding recombinase family protein yields MKLGYIRVSSKDQNEGRQVEKMLELGIEERYIFIDKQTGANFDRPQYQAMKMFIRPGDLIYIDDLDRLGRDYDGIIKEWKHITRELGADIVILSNPTLFDSRKYKEMGDIGKLMEDQFLSLLSFVAEQERKKIKRRQAEGIALAKKQGKHLGRPKINLETISKEQRKTLEANFERWKNQEITAVQFMKMLGLKKGTFYKIVKEYESSQAS; encoded by the coding sequence GTGAAACTTGGATACATTCGGGTGTCGTCCAAGGATCAGAATGAAGGGCGCCAGGTGGAAAAAATGCTGGAACTGGGCATCGAAGAACGATACATCTTCATTGACAAACAAACCGGGGCCAACTTCGACCGGCCGCAGTATCAGGCCATGAAGATGTTCATCCGCCCGGGAGATCTCATTTACATTGACGACCTGGATCGTTTGGGGCGGGACTACGATGGAATCATCAAAGAGTGGAAGCACATCACGCGGGAGCTCGGTGCCGACATCGTGATCCTGTCGAATCCCACGTTGTTTGACAGCCGGAAATACAAGGAGATGGGCGATATCGGGAAGCTGATGGAAGACCAGTTCCTGAGCCTTCTGTCATTCGTGGCCGAGCAAGAACGGAAGAAAATCAAGCGGAGGCAGGCGGAAGGAATCGCCCTGGCAAAGAAACAAGGGAAGCATTTGGGACGCCCGAAAATCAATCTCGAAACGATCAGCAAGGAGCAGCGCAAAACCCTGGAAGCTAATTTCGAACGCTGGAAGAACCAAGAGATCACGGCCGTCCAATTCATGAAAATGCTGGGCTTGAAAAAAGGGACCTTTTACAAGATCGTCAAGGAATATGAATCCAGTCAAGCCAGCTGA
- a CDS encoding GIY-YIG nuclease family protein, with the protein MKDPRRIPKFVWTVRSRRLDKASYPPGLAAIYVIENTINRRLYIGQTTCLNNRIQTHRSYLKTGTHRNTDLQIDYHRFGPEWFQVRVLEFVPDPAELEDKEAKWLTQFPAARLYNTEFELERAKGRRRRRRVSQYVQGSIFEFADDDVAP; encoded by the coding sequence TTGAAGGATCCCCGACGAATACCTAAATTTGTTTGGACGGTTCGTTCTCGTCGGCTCGACAAGGCATCATATCCACCAGGGCTTGCGGCCATCTACGTCATCGAGAACACCATCAATCGACGTCTTTACATTGGCCAGACGACGTGTCTGAACAACCGGATCCAGACCCATCGCAGCTATTTGAAGACCGGTACACATCGAAATACCGACCTCCAGATCGATTACCATCGATTCGGCCCCGAATGGTTCCAAGTGCGCGTTCTCGAATTTGTCCCCGATCCGGCCGAGCTGGAAGACAAGGAAGCGAAGTGGCTGACCCAATTCCCTGCGGCGCGGCTGTACAACACCGAGTTTGAGCTGGAACGTGCAAAAGGCCGCCGGAGAAGGCGGCGCGTCAGTCAGTACGTGCAGGGTTCGATTTTTGAGTTTGCGGATGATGATGTGGCCCCTTGA
- a CDS encoding HNH endonuclease, with product MKKARPFYKSAAWLRCREAVLIRDNHLCQLCLKRGKLTPANTVHHIEHLEDNPDRALEADNLISICATCHNRLHPEKGRKKREEKPRRARIIRADPNDEMAAFF from the coding sequence ATGAAGAAGGCCAGACCCTTCTACAAGAGCGCCGCATGGCTCAGGTGCAGGGAAGCCGTGCTGATCCGCGACAATCACCTGTGTCAGCTATGCCTCAAGCGTGGCAAGCTGACGCCGGCCAATACGGTGCACCACATCGAACACCTGGAAGACAACCCGGACCGGGCGCTGGAGGCTGACAACTTGATCAGCATCTGCGCAACATGCCACAACCGTCTGCATCCGGAGAAAGGCCGAAAGAAGCGAGAAGAAAAGCCGCGGCGCGCTCGAATCATCCGGGCGGACCCCAACGACGAAATGGCCGCGTTTTTCTGA
- a CDS encoding phage portal protein, which translates to MGLWERIRGWFRGEQRNYSGQGYDFTRWFEPYNIFERRTTNALATNETIFAAITRISNSLASLPLKLYRDFTPVMNQIGDLVANAPNPNTTSFDFIRTMEVCRNTFGNAYALKMYDENYQVQSLYPLDPTRVTPVIEKDTRELFYEVQTEEGRYYIHNMDLIHVKHIHAIGYQGLNPIDVLRNTVDFDAKVRQFSIEQMDSAVKASFLLKMNAQLSRDKKQEILDGFKQFYRENGGVIIQEAGMEVLPIDRTFIDTKVFEVEKITRARVATVFNIPVHMLGETEGSSYSSMEQMALEFVQTTLAPIVRQYEQEFNRKLLTERERSRGLGFKFNLNALLRGDIKTRAEFYFKGIRSGWFTPNEVRAYEELPPLPGGDQLYMSRDLSPIDDPERAEKGVKTDADAGSGQEPERNPDLVDQPA; encoded by the coding sequence ATGGGACTCTGGGAGCGGATCCGGGGCTGGTTCCGGGGTGAGCAGCGGAACTACTCGGGGCAAGGCTACGATTTCACCCGATGGTTCGAGCCTTACAACATCTTTGAGCGCCGGACAACCAACGCGCTCGCCACCAACGAGACCATCTTTGCGGCCATCACCCGGATTTCGAACAGTCTGGCGAGTCTTCCGCTCAAGCTGTATCGGGATTTCACGCCTGTGATGAACCAGATCGGCGACCTGGTGGCCAACGCCCCAAACCCGAACACGACCAGCTTTGACTTCATCCGGACGATGGAGGTATGCCGGAACACGTTCGGGAACGCCTACGCCTTGAAGATGTACGACGAGAACTATCAGGTTCAGTCTCTGTACCCGCTGGACCCGACCAGGGTGACGCCGGTCATCGAGAAAGACACCCGAGAGCTCTTCTACGAAGTGCAGACGGAGGAAGGACGCTATTACATCCACAACATGGATCTGATCCACGTCAAGCATATCCATGCCATCGGGTACCAGGGACTCAATCCCATCGATGTGCTCCGGAATACAGTCGATTTTGACGCCAAAGTCCGGCAGTTCAGCATCGAGCAGATGGACTCCGCAGTCAAAGCCTCTTTTCTCCTGAAGATGAACGCTCAGTTGTCAAGGGACAAGAAGCAAGAGATTCTCGACGGGTTCAAACAATTCTACCGGGAGAACGGCGGAGTGATCATCCAAGAAGCTGGGATGGAAGTTCTGCCCATCGACCGGACCTTCATCGATACCAAAGTGTTCGAGGTCGAAAAGATCACCCGCGCACGGGTGGCTACCGTGTTCAACATCCCAGTGCATATGCTGGGCGAGACAGAGGGTTCCAGCTACTCCAGCATGGAGCAGATGGCCCTAGAGTTTGTCCAGACCACACTGGCGCCCATCGTCCGGCAGTACGAGCAAGAATTCAACCGAAAACTCCTAACCGAGAGGGAGCGTTCTAGGGGACTTGGTTTCAAGTTCAACCTGAACGCTCTTTTGCGTGGGGACATCAAGACGCGGGCCGAGTTCTATTTCAAGGGCATCCGGTCGGGATGGTTCACGCCCAACGAGGTGCGGGCCTATGAGGAACTCCCGCCGCTTCCGGGCGGCGATCAGCTATATATGAGCCGCGATCTATCGCCCATTGACGACCCGGAAAGGGCTGAAAAGGGGGTGAAAACCGATGCCGACGCCGGTTCTGGACAAGAACCAGAACGAAATCCGGACCTTGTTGATCAACCAGCTTGA
- a CDS encoding HK97 family phage prohead protease — translation MPTPVLDKNQNEIRTLLINQLETRAEGETGTKIVGYAAVYDQFVQLMDWWGETFHERIQKGAIRDSLAAGHDIFALKNHDWNAILGRTGANLTLEDRENGLYFELKPNNSTLGRDILEDVRSGLIKGCSIGFRILDEEWEERDGEWFRTIKKLELREITLTPIPAYVSTSAEVRSLTPDLAKKPPETAQNDLAEQQERQAILDEAERILSQLKGGF, via the coding sequence ATGCCGACGCCGGTTCTGGACAAGAACCAGAACGAAATCCGGACCTTGTTGATCAACCAGCTTGAGACCCGTGCAGAAGGGGAGACAGGCACCAAGATCGTCGGGTACGCCGCTGTATATGACCAGTTCGTGCAACTCATGGACTGGTGGGGAGAGACATTCCACGAACGCATCCAGAAAGGAGCCATCCGAGACTCGCTGGCCGCTGGCCATGACATTTTCGCCCTCAAAAACCATGATTGGAACGCCATTTTGGGCCGAACTGGGGCCAATTTGACCCTTGAAGACCGCGAAAATGGACTGTATTTCGAGCTCAAGCCCAACAACTCCACGCTGGGTCGTGACATCCTGGAGGACGTGCGATCTGGCTTGATCAAGGGGTGCAGCATCGGATTCCGCATCCTGGATGAGGAGTGGGAAGAGCGGGACGGTGAGTGGTTCCGGACCATCAAGAAGCTGGAACTGAGGGAAATCACCCTCACTCCGATCCCGGCTTACGTCTCGACCAGCGCGGAAGTCCGCAGTTTGACCCCTGATTTGGCGAAAAAACCGCCTGAAACAGCCCAAAATGACCTTGCTGAACAGCAAGAAAGGCAGGCCATTCTGGACGAAGCCGAGCGAATCTTGAGCCAACTCAAAGGAGGATTTTGA
- a CDS encoding type II toxin-antitoxin system HicB family antitoxin translates to MKNHYVYPVVFEQAENNVSFYFPDFPGTAGSDKNIVKGIDRARDLLGHEIARYERQGKELPTPSDPKDIELYDSTDRIVFIDVWVPPYRDAEANKAVKKTVTLPKWLNDAGDAAGLNFSQLLQTAVKQALGIQDHR, encoded by the coding sequence TTGAAGAACCACTATGTGTATCCGGTCGTGTTTGAGCAGGCGGAAAACAACGTCTCATTCTACTTTCCGGACTTTCCGGGGACGGCCGGCTCGGACAAAAACATCGTGAAAGGGATTGATCGCGCTCGGGATCTGTTGGGCCACGAGATCGCCCGCTATGAGCGTCAAGGCAAAGAGCTTCCGACTCCGTCCGATCCGAAGGACATCGAGCTTTACGATTCCACTGACCGGATCGTCTTCATCGACGTTTGGGTTCCGCCGTACCGCGACGCAGAAGCAAACAAAGCGGTCAAAAAGACCGTCACTCTTCCGAAATGGCTGAATGACGCCGGTGATGCGGCCGGGCTGAACTTCTCCCAGCTTCTTCAGACGGCCGTCAAGCAAGCTCTCGGCATCCAGGATCATCGCTGA
- a CDS encoding head-tail connector protein — MALPSVDELKTYLRIDGSEDDAFLALLLSAAKEYLANAGVPESDSDLYKLAVMLYCALHYENRDPSVKIDRFNFALESIILQLKEG, encoded by the coding sequence ATGGCCCTTCCATCGGTGGATGAGCTGAAAACCTACCTGCGGATTGATGGGAGCGAGGATGATGCCTTCCTCGCTCTCCTGCTTTCTGCCGCCAAGGAATATCTGGCCAATGCCGGCGTCCCCGAGTCCGACAGCGATCTTTACAAGCTGGCCGTGATGCTCTACTGCGCTCTCCACTACGAAAATCGGGATCCGTCCGTGAAGATTGACCGGTTCAACTTCGCCCTGGAAAGCATCATCCTACAGCTGAAGGAGGGGTGA
- a CDS encoding phage head closure protein — MKISDFRHRITFQEYVTTEDELGQQIGQWVDVHTCWAAIKTIQGREYVAAGAERNEGMIRFVVRYTPGISPTMRISYKGRIFDINFVVNDDERNKTMTIFATEQVIR, encoded by the coding sequence ATGAAAATCAGTGACTTCCGCCACCGCATCACTTTTCAAGAGTACGTCACGACGGAGGACGAACTGGGCCAGCAAATCGGCCAGTGGGTGGACGTCCACACCTGCTGGGCAGCGATCAAAACGATCCAGGGGCGGGAATATGTGGCCGCCGGCGCTGAACGGAACGAGGGGATGATCCGGTTCGTGGTCAGGTACACGCCGGGGATCAGCCCGACCATGCGGATCAGCTATAAAGGGCGGATTTTTGACATCAACTTTGTGGTGAACGACGACGAGCGCAACAAGACCATGACGATCTTCGCCACCGAGCAGGTGATCAGATGA
- a CDS encoding P27 family phage terminase small subunit, whose product MAYKPKRIIKHREAKRLFQILIQELEKEDNLNDRTLMIVDNMTLLEQLKQDHMADIQERGVMELFKNGSQEMFRENKSVDKILKIVEQQRKLQAELKLTPASEKKVSEVVTVDEFESF is encoded by the coding sequence ATGGCTTACAAACCGAAGCGGATCATCAAACACCGGGAAGCCAAGCGGCTGTTTCAGATCCTGATTCAGGAGCTGGAGAAGGAGGACAACCTGAATGACCGGACCCTGATGATCGTCGACAACATGACCCTCCTGGAACAGCTGAAACAGGACCACATGGCCGACATTCAGGAACGGGGAGTCATGGAGCTGTTTAAAAACGGCTCTCAGGAGATGTTCCGGGAAAACAAGTCGGTCGACAAGATCCTGAAGATCGTCGAGCAACAGCGGAAGCTACAGGCTGAGCTGAAACTGACGCCTGCCTCCGAGAAAAAGGTTTCGGAGGTGGTGACGGTGGATGAGTTCGAATCCTTCTGA
- a CDS encoding distal tail protein Dit, with amino-acid sequence MSILPPISLNTSTVPGRAGSFYFGQTLGDRVIEIPVFLVAESRQDLPAKIRELADWLSTDEPKPLILPHEPDKYYLAKVSEETNLEEFENTGRADIIFVCNDPHAYSDEVQLYAFTPSDPEPLEVLNSGGAEAFPRLHFEFTGSTTEFAIFCGDDFLYFGRPAQVDSETPTTKRTKVLDDDCSSVASYTSGVSVDGGVITGSLISTGTAIRAGDYGAGTGWHGPAGIRDLGQQIQDFTIQIEVGFKAGYPYQVGRLELYLLDINNNIIGKMAIKDSSGKVDSPVMEARAGNAATGKFFVNYSGPAGHWRQFNGPMRLTRIGNRWEFSASRRDQNGNLYSTYSKSFIDTTNQYNQKLAKIQVHFGQSASLPTISTVYLDHIGVWNERTLLSSEVPYIFEAGDILDIDCSTGEIIKTSNGYQETFYHQMDPASTFIRLRKGLNEISVHPNDVISDSFIEFRERWL; translated from the coding sequence ATGTCAATACTCCCGCCCATTTCCCTGAACACCTCAACGGTTCCGGGAAGGGCAGGGAGTTTTTATTTTGGCCAGACGCTGGGAGATCGGGTGATTGAAATCCCCGTCTTTCTTGTGGCGGAGTCGCGCCAGGATCTGCCGGCGAAGATCCGGGAGCTGGCTGACTGGCTCTCCACCGACGAGCCGAAACCTTTGATTCTGCCGCATGAACCCGACAAGTACTATCTGGCAAAGGTCTCGGAAGAAACCAACCTTGAGGAGTTTGAGAACACGGGCCGAGCGGACATCATCTTTGTCTGCAACGACCCGCACGCATACAGCGACGAGGTGCAGCTGTACGCCTTCACGCCCAGCGATCCCGAGCCGCTGGAAGTCTTGAACAGCGGCGGGGCGGAGGCATTTCCCCGGCTCCACTTCGAATTCACCGGAAGCACCACGGAATTTGCGATCTTCTGCGGGGATGATTTCCTGTACTTTGGACGCCCGGCACAGGTGGATAGCGAAACGCCTACCACCAAACGGACGAAGGTTTTGGACGACGACTGTTCCAGCGTGGCCTCTTATACTTCCGGGGTTTCGGTGGACGGCGGGGTGATCACGGGGAGCTTGATTTCCACCGGAACCGCCATCCGTGCGGGTGATTACGGAGCGGGAACTGGCTGGCACGGACCTGCCGGCATCCGGGACTTGGGGCAGCAAATCCAAGACTTCACCATCCAGATCGAAGTCGGCTTCAAGGCCGGATATCCGTATCAAGTCGGAAGGTTGGAACTCTACCTCCTGGACATCAACAACAACATCATCGGCAAGATGGCCATCAAGGATTCATCTGGGAAAGTCGACAGTCCGGTGATGGAGGCCCGGGCGGGGAATGCGGCAACCGGAAAGTTTTTCGTGAACTATTCCGGGCCGGCGGGACACTGGCGGCAGTTCAATGGCCCTATGAGGCTGACTCGGATCGGGAATCGGTGGGAGTTTTCCGCTTCTCGGCGGGATCAGAACGGCAATCTCTACAGCACCTATTCCAAAAGCTTCATTGACACAACCAACCAATACAATCAAAAGCTTGCAAAAATCCAAGTCCATTTTGGTCAATCGGCCAGCCTCCCGACGATTTCCACGGTTTATCTGGATCATATCGGCGTCTGGAACGAACGGACGCTCCTCTCGTCTGAGGTTCCGTATATCTTCGAAGCCGGGGACATTCTGGACATCGATTGCTCAACTGGTGAGATCATCAAGACCAGTAACGGCTATCAGGAAACCTTTTATCACCAGATGGATCCGGCCAGTACGTTCATCCGGCTCCGAAAGGGGCTGAATGAGATCTCCGTCCATCCCAACGATGTCATTTCCGACTCCTTTATTGAATTCCGGGAGAGGTGGCTGTAA
- a CDS encoding type II toxin-antitoxin system HicA family toxin gives MGKVFTWREVKKALRKAGFRFGRQGKGSHEIWVHKDDPSRQVTLAIHREGDTVKKGTLANIERQAGMKLFK, from the coding sequence TTGGGCAAGGTCTTCACTTGGCGCGAAGTGAAAAAAGCGCTTCGAAAAGCCGGGTTCCGCTTCGGGCGGCAAGGCAAGGGAAGTCACGAAATCTGGGTACATAAGGACGACCCGAGCCGACAAGTCACCCTCGCAATCCACCGGGAAGGTGACACGGTGAAGAAAGGAACCTTGGCAAACATTGAGCGCCAAGCCGGGATGAAGCTCTTCAAGTAA
- a CDS encoding HK97 gp10 family phage protein — MTKISKLSNEIIRALEAYTEEVSEELEKAKEDVAKETVRELRKTSPKLTGDYARGWRTKKVGSAQVIYNATDYQLTHLLEHGHAKRGGGRVPGIPHIQPAEQKAIKEYTKRVEQVIRG, encoded by the coding sequence ATGACCAAGATCAGTAAGCTGTCCAACGAAATCATTCGGGCGCTGGAGGCGTACACGGAAGAGGTCTCGGAGGAGCTTGAGAAGGCAAAAGAGGACGTGGCCAAGGAAACCGTCCGGGAGCTTCGGAAAACCAGCCCCAAGCTGACGGGCGACTATGCCAGGGGCTGGAGAACGAAAAAGGTGGGGTCTGCGCAGGTGATTTACAATGCGACTGACTATCAACTCACCCACCTGTTGGAACATGGCCACGCCAAACGCGGAGGCGGGCGAGTTCCGGGAATCCCGCACATCCAGCCGGCGGAGCAAAAGGCGATCAAGGAATACACGAAACGGGTGGAGCAGGTGATCCGCGGATGA
- a CDS encoding terminase large subunit, with protein MSSNPSDLLLATYVSDAVSGRLPVSKKVRQACERHLRDLERQGTDAFPYVFDEEKARRPIEFIQRFCKPSKGNFKRLELQPWQHFIIGSLYGWIHKGTGLRRFKEGLIFVARKNGKSTMVSGLANFGCSKDGEKGADVYLLANSMKQARVVFDECQKMVKSSPLLSKHFRVLRDAIHFDKTFSKIEPQASDSEKLDGLNCHLGIFDEIHEYKDYKLINVIKNSTGARSQPLILYITTAGYQLDGPLMDYYEKAADVLEGVIQDERTFYFIAELDEEDDIEDPANWVKANPNLGVTIDLETMIEEWNTRKHIPAERNDFITKRLNLFVQSDEQSFIDYEIIKRNDGMINPAELAGRSCIGGFDLSQTEDFTAACLEFWLDDGRVVVLSHSFVPRRKVELDNEKLPFREWEKEGLLTICPGDYVDYRLVFDWFVKQAERYSIELITYDPANAYRLVEDLKGYGFRTEVVRQGALTLSPALKDVKELLLDGKVVFNQNKLFRWYLNNVKLVEDRNGNWLPAKQNRYRKIDGFAAWLNAHTEVMKRMAGPAPTGNIEFISIRDLMK; from the coding sequence ATGAGTTCGAATCCTTCTGATCTGCTACTGGCCACCTACGTCTCCGACGCGGTTTCCGGCCGGCTTCCTGTCTCCAAGAAGGTCCGCCAAGCCTGCGAGAGGCACCTGCGGGATCTGGAACGGCAGGGAACGGACGCCTTTCCCTATGTATTCGATGAGGAAAAGGCTCGTCGGCCGATCGAATTCATTCAACGCTTCTGCAAGCCGTCCAAGGGGAATTTCAAGCGCTTGGAACTCCAGCCCTGGCAACACTTCATCATCGGCTCCCTTTATGGCTGGATCCACAAGGGCACGGGGCTCCGCCGATTCAAGGAGGGGCTTATTTTTGTTGCCCGGAAGAACGGGAAATCAACGATGGTTTCCGGTCTGGCGAACTTTGGATGCTCCAAAGACGGGGAAAAGGGCGCGGACGTCTACCTGCTGGCCAACTCGATGAAGCAGGCCCGGGTGGTGTTCGATGAGTGTCAGAAGATGGTGAAGTCCTCGCCGCTTCTGAGCAAGCATTTCCGGGTTCTGCGGGACGCCATCCACTTTGACAAGACCTTCAGCAAGATCGAGCCGCAGGCATCTGACAGCGAGAAACTGGACGGTCTCAACTGTCATCTCGGGATCTTCGACGAGATCCACGAGTATAAGGACTACAAGCTGATCAACGTCATCAAGAACAGTACCGGTGCCCGCTCTCAACCGCTGATCTTATACATCACCACGGCCGGATACCAGCTGGATGGTCCGCTCATGGACTACTACGAGAAGGCCGCCGACGTGCTGGAAGGCGTCATCCAGGACGAGCGAACCTTTTATTTCATCGCAGAGCTGGATGAGGAAGATGACATCGAGGATCCGGCCAACTGGGTGAAGGCAAACCCAAATCTGGGCGTCACCATCGATCTGGAAACCATGATCGAAGAATGGAACACCCGGAAGCATATTCCGGCGGAGCGGAACGACTTCATCACCAAACGCCTGAATCTGTTCGTGCAGTCCGACGAACAAAGTTTCATCGACTACGAGATCATCAAGCGGAATGACGGGATGATCAACCCGGCGGAACTGGCCGGACGAAGCTGTATCGGCGGGTTCGACCTCTCCCAAACGGAGGACTTCACGGCGGCCTGTCTGGAGTTTTGGTTGGATGATGGCCGGGTGGTGGTCCTGTCTCACTCCTTCGTCCCTCGCCGAAAGGTGGAACTGGACAACGAAAAACTACCGTTCCGCGAGTGGGAAAAAGAAGGCCTCCTGACGATCTGCCCGGGGGATTACGTGGACTACCGCCTTGTGTTTGACTGGTTCGTCAAGCAGGCGGAGAGGTATTCCATCGAGCTGATCACCTACGACCCGGCCAACGCTTACCGGTTGGTGGAGGACTTAAAGGGATACGGATTCCGGACAGAAGTGGTTCGTCAGGGAGCGCTGACCCTTAGTCCTGCCTTGAAGGACGTCAAGGAACTTCTCCTGGATGGGAAAGTGGTGTTCAACCAGAACAAGCTGTTCCGGTGGTACCTGAACAATGTGAAACTGGTCGAGGACCGGAATGGTAACTGGTTGCCCGCGAAACAGAACCGATACCGGAAAATCGACGGGTTTGCTGCTTGGTTGAACGCTCACACCGAAGTGATGAAGCGGATGGCCGGGCCTGCTCCGACCGGGAATATCGAGTTTATTTCCATCCGGGATTTGATGAAGTGA